A stretch of the Acyrthosiphon pisum isolate AL4f chromosome A2, pea_aphid_22Mar2018_4r6ur, whole genome shotgun sequence genome encodes the following:
- the LOC100163672 gene encoding ESF1 homolog, producing MDKRFSKIGDDPKFRRVPKADRKVKIDKRFQSIFNDKRFKVKYTIDKRGKPLRGSTTDDFKKFYHMSDDEKDDTDSEQNSSDVTQESESEEQTLVEEDDDVESNIICKSIKDRRLKDKTVDCARGDGELMTDSSSDDDTSSDEENEENLEHCWGELDKDANNVEEATSRLALCNMDWDRIQAADLMILFNSFSPSDGYIKSVTIYPSDFGIKRMQEEEHKGPSELISSNPKEIGSSDESDQDEEEGGKFHMEKLRKYQLARLKYYYAIIVCDSPGTAGKIYTDCDGIEYESSATRLDLRFVPEDTEFDQEPKEVCDKLPDLTKYKPHLFTTTALQQAKVNLTWDETDPRRSELVNKLKTNPKSEINDSDLQKYVAFSSEDENSDDEFVEENNEDGDSKKNPIDKYKELLQNIQDEEEKKASKDSELEISWGIGLQEKVQKSVDEKSKKNLTPFQKMMEKKKERMKEKQKLRKETNETKDNEIDSEDEDKQIKQQAELELLLMDEEPSEKQHFNMKKIQEEETKSSKKKNKKKILNEKSASDAFSVDVKDDRFSALYTSHLFNIDPADPKFKRTKGMEEFISEKATRRQQYDTEKVDVPPKKKSKQSIINPELSNLVKSIKSKTKHNK from the exons ATGGATAAACGATTCTCTAAAATTGGCGATGATCCAAAGTTTAGGCGTGTGCCTAAAGCTGATCGCAAAGTTAAGATTGATAAACGGTTTCAATCGATATTCAACGACAAacgatttaaagttaaatacacTATTGATAAAAGAGGAAAACCCCTACGTGGTTCTACTACTGATgactttaaaaagttttatcatATGTCCGATGATGAAAAAGATGACACAGATTCCGAACAAAATTCTAGTGATGTTACACAAGAATCAGAGTCAGAAGAGCAGACATTAGTTGAAGAGGATGATGATGTAGAGAGTAACATAATCTGTAAAAGCATCAAAGATCGCCGCTTAAAAGATAAAACAGTAGATTGTGCTAGAGGTGATGGTGAATTGATGACTGACAGCTCATCAGATGACGACACATCATCTGATGAAGAAAATGaag AAAACCTGGAACATTGTTGGGGAGAATTGGACAAAGATGCTAATAATGTAGAGGAAGCCACATCTAGGTTAGCCTTGTGTAATATGGATTGGGACAGAATTCAGGCAGCTGACTTGATGATTCTCTTTAATTCATTTTCACCTAGTGATGGTTACATCAAATCTGTGACT atTTATCCATCTGATTTTGGTATAAAACGAATGCAAGAAGAGGAACATAAAGGGCCTTCTGAACTAATTTCTAGTAACCCTAAGGAAATTGGTTCATCCGATGAAAGTGATCAA gacGAAGAAGAGGGTGGTAAATTTCACATGGAGAAATTACGTAAATATCAACTTGCAaggcttaaatattattatgctattattgtGTGTGACTCTCCTGGAACTGctggtaaaatatatacagactGTGATGGTATAGAATATGAAAGCAGTGCAACACGTTTAGATTTACGATTTGTACCAGAAGATACTGAATTTGATCAG gaaCCAAAAGAGGTCTGTGATAAATTACCAGATTTAACTAAGTACAAACCTCATCTATTCACTACTACCGCTTTACAACAAGCGAAAGTTAATCTCACATGGGATGAGACAGATCCAAGACGTAGTGAATTAGTAAATAAGCTTAAGACAAACCCAAAAAGTGAAATTAATGATAGCGATTTACAGAAATATGTAGCTTTTAGTTCTGAAGATGAGAATAGTGATGATGAAtttgttgaagaaaataatgAAGATGGTGATTCTAAAAAAAACCCGATTGATAAATACAAAgaactattacaaaatatacaagatgaagaagaaaaaaaagcgAGTAAAGATTCAGAATTAGAAATTTCATGGGGTATTGGTTTACaagaaaaagtacaaaaatcaGTTGATgaaaaatcaaagaaaaatttGACACCATTCCAGAAAATGATGGAAAAAAAGAAAGAGAGaatgaaagaaaaacaaaaactaagaAAAGAAACAAATGAAACTAAAGATAATGAAATTGATTCAGAAGATgaagataaacaaataaaacaacaagCAGAATTAGAATTGTTATTAATGGATGAAGAACCTAGcgaaaaacaacattttaatatgaaaaaaatacaagaagAAGAAACTAAAAGCtcgaaaaaaaagaacaaaaagaaaattttaaatgagaaATCTGCCAGTGATGCTTTCTCT gtTGATGTAAAAGATGATCGATTTTCTGCATTATATACATCACATCTATTTAACATTGACCCTGCTGATCCAAAATTTAAAAGGACAAAAGGCATGGAAGAATTTATTTCTGAAAAAGCAACAAGGAGGCAACAGTACGATACTGAAAAA gtTGATGTTCCTCCAAAAAAGAAGTCCaaacaatcaattattaatCCAGAACTATCTAACCTTGTAAAATCTATCAAAAGtaaaactaaacataataaataa
- the LOC100165010 gene encoding translation machinery-associated protein 7 homolog, which translates to MSGREGGKKKPLKNPKKESKEIDEDDLKMKQKLKEQQKALNDLKTKAAQKGPMVGGGIKKSGKK; encoded by the coding sequence ATGTCAGGACGTGAAGGAGGAAAAAAGAAGCCTTTGAAAAACCCTAAGAAAGAATCTAAAGAAATAGATGAAGATGACttgaaaatgaaacaaaaattaaaagaacaaCAAAAAGCATTGAACGATCTTAAAACAAAAGCTGCACAAAAGGGACCAATGGTCGGTGGCGGAATTAAGAAATCTGGCAAAAAATAA
- the LOC100165716 gene encoding glutamate receptor-interacting protein 2 isoform X3 produces the protein MVSKHAIYESSNYTDQYQYVKHKIIDVFIEREDGSLGIVLRGGAHPDPDMCKPLTVTHVRPDGPADREGTIKVGDHLLAVDGVSLNGLILADADAILRQSDGACRLTVRYQVSAADRVGNTTCPMLVEVESPRPHQLGLTLTNTINNSAVVVDHVKPGSIAERCGAIFPGDQIVAVNDTRVAGLRTAASDVYKLLRTCGGAQSTLRLEIIPAFTTDLIHAEYCSSYDSRQHLYSVYEDPIDPVVWEPTETHNVVRVDYTILTLVADENGRFGMDIRSNNLALVVCYIEPGGPTDRTGCVQVGDRILSVNGCKSTSFVPLFQQPLHDFLGPEVKNACIKVEFDITDFVVPTSGEFTVKLLKNDYRSLGITITDDGNGQVCISEIVPGSIAHRSGTLKISDTLLAVNNKSLSDCTRQEASSILQEAGDVVTLRVRTSNTAIDDYENEDDLVQYTVELYKKGEPLGITITGSEDSRLPISIQELSPGGLADRTGAIHVGDRLLAINGADLSEAPLSTAIAQLQNTDDRVVITVSRPQQRSLYTSAGMLSGSAAAAEDSAIESDTCTRSAPNLHEPTPDRIVFRHRSKSAQRKVPEFDSDYFGGTLRPYYIREHADYDIDSIFKIAENQDRDGLLDFDLFQVTLFKDTVYEDFGFSISDGLYERGVFVNNIRKGGPADLSGMLKRYDRIIQVNNTRTDDSDCCLTVPLVASAGDKITLTVERRNNMPRIQFP, from the exons agaagGCACAATTAAGGTTGGTGATCATTTATTAGCCGTCGACGGCGTTTCATTGAATGGCTTGATATTGGCTGACGCTGATGCAATACTCAGACAGTCGGACGGAGCATGCCGATTGACCGTGCGATACCAAGTATCAGCGGCGGATCGAGTAGGTAACACCACTTGTCCAATGTTGGTTGAAGTTGAAAGTCCAAGACCACACCAATTAGGCTTAACTTTGACAAACACGATCAATAATAGCGCGGTCGTAGTTGATCACGTAAAACCTGGTAGCATTGCCGAGCG ATGTGGTGCTATATTTCCTGGTGACCAGATAGTGGCCGTCAATGACACAAGGGTGGCCGGGTTAAGGACAGCGGCCAGTGATGTGTACAAGCTGCTACGAACGTGTGGAGGAGCTCAGTCCACTCTCAGACTAGAAATAATACCAGCATTTACCACAGACTTAATACACGCCGAAT ATTGCTCGTCGTACGATTCGCGTCAACATTTGTACTCCGTCTACGAAGATCCCATCGATCCGGTAGTTTGGGAACCAACGGAAACGC ACAACGTGGTCCGAGTAGATTACACTATATTGACTTTGGTGGCAGACGAAAATGGTCGGTTCGGAATGGATATTCGATCGAATAACTTGGCACTCGTCGTTTGTTATATTGAACCGGGGGGACCCACTGACAG gaCTGGTTGCGTGCAAGTTGGCGATCGTATACTCTCTGTGAACGGGTGCAAGAGCACCAGTTTCGTGCCATTATTCCAGCAACCACTGCACGATTTTTTAGGACCCGAAGTAAAAAATGCCTGCATTAAGGTGGAGTTTGATATAACAGACTTTGTAGTTCCCACGTCGGGAGAATTCACAGTGAAGCTGCTGAAAAACGACTACAGAAGTCTCGGAATCACAATAACAG acGATGGCAACGGGCAAGTGTGTATTTCGGAAATCGTACCTGGATCTATAGCTCATCGGTCGGGCACGTTAAAAATAAGCGACACATTGTTGGCCGTGAATAATAAATCACTGAGTGATTGCACTAGACAAGAAGCAAGTAGTATACTCCAAGAAGCCGGAGACGTGGTGACGCTGCGAGTACGGACTTCCAATACAGcgatag ATGATTATGAAAACGAAGATGATTTGGTTCAGTACACAGTAGAACTATACAAAAAAGGAGAACCTTTGGGTATTACCATCACAGGTTCGGAAGATTCCCGATTACCAATTTCTATACAAGAATTATCACCAG GTGGACTGGCCGACCGGACGGGCGCCATACACGTGGGCGACCGTCTGCTGGCGATCAACGGCGCAGACCTGTCCGAGGCGCCGCTGTCCACGGCCATAGCGCAGCTGCAGAACACCGACGACCGGGTGGTGATCACCGTTTCGCGACCGCAACAACGGTCGTTGTACACCAGCGCGGGTATGCTGTCCGGGTCAGCCGCGGCCGCGGAAGACTCGGCCATCGAGTCGGACACCTGTACCCGGTCGGCGCCCAACCTGCACGAGCCGACGCCCGACCGGATCGTGTTCCGGCACCGGTCCAAGAGTGCTCAGAGGAAGGTGCCGGAATTCGACAGCGACTATTTCGGCGGCACTCTCCGTCCGTACTACATACGCGAGCACGCCGACTACGATATCGACAGTATATTCAAGATAGCCGAGAACCAGGACAGGGACGGGCTGCTCGATTTCGACCTGTTCCAA gttacTCTATTCAAGGACACGGTGTACGAAGATTTCGGTTTCAGTATATCGGACGGTCTGTATGAGCGAGGAGTGTTCGTCAACAATATCAGAAAAGGTGGACCGGCCGATTTGAGTGGCATGCTGAAACGATACGACCGTATAATTCaa GTGAACAACACCAGGACAGACGACTCCGACTGCTGTCTGACCGTACCATTGGTGGCGTCTGCTGGAGACAAAATCACACTGACCGTAGAAAGACGGAACAACATGCCGAGAATTCAATTTCCTTAG